The Sulfitobacter sp. S223 genome has a window encoding:
- a CDS encoding LysR family transcriptional regulator, with product MGDFIMVKALPPLAWFRAFEAAARHLSFTAAAAEIGMTQSAVSQHVRSLETSLGAALFIRRARGLSLTDDGRKLLPKVGSALEALTAATRAFDQVPSDNILTIASSVSVAQWIIAPQLADFARHNPGIRLRFLSTIWPDDFNTVRADIEIPFGSEKQVGRNATKLKSRGLVALKSPALEGSVDTLPLIESVGTSDGWKTWAEVVGGEPKPDVFVDTYGAALNFAMHGAGVALVTDVLAHHALETGQLVMAHEAIAPCTEGYYLRINEANSTAKQFRDWMFGKVEQNLPN from the coding sequence ATGGGTGACTTTATCATGGTGAAAGCTTTGCCGCCGCTTGCGTGGTTCCGCGCCTTCGAGGCGGCCGCCCGCCATCTGAGCTTTACCGCTGCGGCCGCAGAAATCGGTATGACGCAATCTGCTGTCAGTCAGCATGTCAGATCACTGGAAACATCGCTTGGTGCGGCTCTGTTTATCCGTCGTGCACGTGGATTATCGCTGACTGATGACGGGCGCAAATTGTTGCCCAAGGTCGGCTCCGCATTAGAGGCGCTTACCGCGGCGACGCGGGCATTTGATCAGGTGCCATCAGACAACATCTTGACCATCGCTTCCTCGGTCAGTGTGGCGCAATGGATCATCGCACCACAGCTTGCAGATTTTGCGCGGCACAATCCTGGCATCCGGTTGCGGTTTCTCAGCACCATCTGGCCAGACGATTTCAATACGGTCAGGGCAGACATTGAAATCCCCTTCGGTTCGGAAAAACAAGTGGGCCGTAACGCGACAAAACTGAAAAGCAGGGGGCTGGTTGCACTGAAGTCGCCGGCCTTGGAGGGCTCAGTCGACACACTGCCACTTATAGAATCCGTCGGCACGTCTGACGGCTGGAAGACGTGGGCCGAAGTCGTCGGAGGAGAGCCAAAGCCTGATGTTTTCGTAGACACCTACGGAGCGGCTCTGAACTTTGCGATGCATGGAGCCGGTGTCGCACTTGTTACAGATGTGCTGGCCCACCATGCCTTGGAGACAGGGCAACTTGTCATGGCGCATGAGGCGATCGCGCCCTGCACGGAGGGCTATTACCTGCGAATAAATGAAGCGAATTCCACTGCAAAACAATTCCGAGACTGG
- a CDS encoding amino acid synthesis family protein: MRPEIRKLVTYDEEILIEGFRVAEQPWRMFAVAAVLSNPWAGRFVEDLKPEIHAYGPVLGEMMTERMIKLAGSGDTIEAYGKAAVVGLNGEIEHASGLIHTLRFGNFYREAVGAKSYLAFTNTRGGANAPIMVPLMDKNDAGRRSHYLTIQFSIPDAPRDDEIVVVLGAATSGRPHHRIGDRYQDLKDLGHDLDNPAAV; encoded by the coding sequence ATGCGTCCGGAAATCAGAAAACTTGTTACCTATGATGAAGAAATCCTTATTGAGGGTTTTCGCGTAGCAGAGCAGCCGTGGCGCATGTTTGCCGTGGCGGCGGTCCTTTCCAATCCTTGGGCGGGGCGATTTGTCGAAGATCTTAAACCGGAAATTCATGCATACGGTCCGGTTCTCGGCGAAATGATGACAGAGCGTATGATCAAGCTCGCAGGTTCGGGCGACACAATCGAAGCTTACGGAAAAGCAGCGGTGGTCGGGCTGAACGGCGAAATCGAACACGCATCCGGGCTGATCCACACACTGCGATTTGGCAATTTCTACCGCGAGGCCGTTGGCGCGAAATCCTATCTGGCGTTCACAAACACCCGCGGGGGGGCAAATGCACCGATCATGGTGCCGTTGATGGACAAGAATGACGCGGGCCGCCGGTCACATTACCTCACGATCCAGTTTTCGATCCCGGATGCCCCGCGCGATGACGAAATTGTCGTGGTGCTGGGCGCGGCGACAAGTGGCCGCCCACATCACCGTATTGGCGACAGATACCAGGATTTGAAGGATTTGGGTCATGACCTGGACAATCCGGCCGCGGTCTAA
- a CDS encoding alpha/beta fold hydrolase: MTWTIRPRSKFGALSAICAGDGPSVLLIHGVGLRAEAWGGQLDALAQTCRVVAVDMPGHGHSARLKDDPCLADFTDAIVALLSGPTVVIGHSFAAMIALDIAKRHPALVQGVAALNGIFQRDSSAKQAVMARAAGLDGKTAADPSAPLDRWFGEVPSAARDACLAWLCDVDPAGYRDAYRVFAAGDGPSEQSLSGLQCPALFLTGRDEPNSTPEMSQRMADLTPLGRAVILDGAAHMLPMTHASQVNTLLTQFIKETQR, from the coding sequence ATGACCTGGACAATCCGGCCGCGGTCTAAATTCGGGGCGCTAAGTGCGATCTGTGCCGGAGACGGACCCAGCGTCCTGTTGATCCACGGCGTTGGACTGCGTGCAGAGGCTTGGGGTGGGCAACTGGACGCGCTGGCACAGACCTGCCGTGTTGTGGCCGTTGACATGCCGGGACACGGGCACAGTGCGCGGCTGAAAGATGATCCCTGTCTGGCGGATTTCACCGATGCGATTGTCGCTCTTCTATCAGGGCCAACGGTGGTGATCGGGCATTCTTTTGCCGCGATGATCGCCTTGGACATCGCAAAAAGGCATCCAGCGCTTGTCCAAGGGGTCGCTGCGCTGAACGGCATCTTCCAGAGGGATTCATCAGCAAAGCAGGCAGTTATGGCACGTGCGGCGGGTTTGGACGGGAAAACGGCCGCTGATCCCTCGGCGCCTCTGGACCGCTGGTTCGGCGAAGTGCCGTCAGCCGCACGCGATGCCTGTCTGGCGTGGCTGTGCGATGTTGATCCCGCAGGCTACCGTGATGCCTACCGTGTGTTTGCAGCTGGGGATGGGCCGTCCGAGCAGTCCCTTTCGGGGCTGCAGTGCCCTGCCCTCTTTCTGACGGGGCGGGATGAACCGAACTCAACCCCTGAAATGTCACAGCGCATGGCAGACCTGACCCCCTTGGGCAGGGCGGTCATCCTGGACGGAGCCGCACATATGCTGCCGATGACCCATGCCTCACAGGTCAACACTTTGCTGACGCAGTTCATAAAGGAAACGCAACGATGA
- a CDS encoding LLM class flavin-dependent oxidoreductase, whose product MDFSLFAHMERTRPDQDQRVLRSDLIELAKMADEGGMRAIWTGEHHGMDFTIAPNPFMSLVDLSYHTKNLRLGTGTVIAPFWHPIALAGEAAAADLITDGRIELGIARGAYSYEYERLRPGMDAWDAGQRMREITPLLRQLWAGDCAHEGTFYQFPATTAAPKPVQADGPPIWIAARDINSHAFGVDNGFNIQVTPLWQGIEEIQSLMTKFNDACAASSRPRPKIMLLHHTYVGSDKDDVALAAKELSEFYCYFGAWFQNKRPVTQGLIETLSEEEMKANKMMSPENMLRDLTIGTKQQVIDQIKRYEDLGYDEYAFWIDSGMSSERKRASLERFIDDVMPAFT is encoded by the coding sequence ATGGATTTCTCGCTTTTTGCTCATATGGAGCGGACCCGTCCTGATCAAGATCAGCGCGTGCTACGCAGCGATCTTATTGAGTTGGCCAAGATGGCGGACGAAGGTGGCATGCGGGCGATCTGGACTGGAGAACATCACGGGATGGACTTTACCATCGCACCGAACCCGTTCATGAGCCTTGTCGATCTAAGCTATCATACCAAAAACCTGAGACTGGGTACGGGCACAGTGATCGCGCCATTCTGGCACCCGATCGCCCTTGCGGGGGAAGCAGCGGCAGCAGACCTGATCACGGACGGGCGCATCGAATTAGGTATCGCGCGCGGCGCATATTCCTATGAATATGAACGCCTGCGCCCAGGCATGGACGCGTGGGATGCAGGCCAGCGGATGCGGGAAATCACACCGTTGTTGCGACAGCTTTGGGCAGGCGACTGCGCCCATGAGGGAACCTTTTACCAGTTTCCCGCCACCACAGCTGCGCCCAAACCGGTGCAGGCGGACGGCCCTCCCATCTGGATCGCTGCGCGTGACATCAACAGCCATGCATTTGGTGTCGACAACGGTTTCAATATTCAGGTTACACCGCTCTGGCAGGGCATTGAAGAAATCCAAAGCTTGATGACAAAGTTCAACGATGCCTGTGCAGCCTCTAGCAGGCCGCGCCCGAAGATCATGTTGCTTCACCACACATATGTGGGGTCCGACAAGGATGATGTTGCGCTGGCAGCAAAGGAACTGTCAGAGTTCTATTGCTACTTCGGCGCTTGGTTTCAAAACAAGCGACCTGTCACTCAGGGGTTGATCGAGACACTGAGCGAAGAAGAGATGAAAGCGAATAAGATGATGTCGCCCGAAAACATGCTGCGCGACCTCACCATCGGCACCAAACAACAGGTCATCGACCAGATCAAACGCTATGAAGATCTGGGCTATGACGAATACGCATTCTGGATTGATAGCGGTATGAGCTCCGAGCGCAAACGCGCCTCGCTTGAACGGTTTATTGATGACGTGATGCCGGCATTTACATGA
- a CDS encoding flavin reductase family protein — protein sequence MTQVDPRLLRNAFGSFMTGVTVVTAVRADGAPVGFTANSFSSVSLDPPLLLVCPGKFLSSYETFANCTNFAVNVLSEGQEGISNIFASSKDDRFAQVPHHLDAHGVPLITGAAVQFSCTTNRIVPAGDHCILIGQVDAFSHADAAGLGYVNGHYFSLGLERAPFVEKSGPAVCGAIVESGDSVLMVVTKDGLRPPHCTHTDRGRLINDLRDTLIAKGIDADLGQAYSVFESVAPRAHNTYFLATGHIKTTNSGIVAVPIADLAQQSFASAPIARMMSRFALEQQTRTFGLYLGDTEEGATHHSTLRT from the coding sequence ATGACGCAGGTTGATCCACGCCTTCTGCGCAATGCTTTCGGCAGCTTCATGACGGGTGTGACTGTGGTGACAGCAGTGCGTGCGGACGGCGCACCGGTCGGATTTACCGCAAATTCCTTTTCTTCGGTGTCACTTGACCCGCCACTTTTGCTTGTCTGTCCGGGAAAGTTTCTGTCGAGCTATGAGACATTCGCCAATTGCACAAATTTCGCGGTCAATGTTCTGTCGGAGGGGCAAGAAGGTATCTCCAATATCTTTGCAAGCTCGAAGGATGATCGTTTTGCGCAGGTGCCGCACCACCTTGACGCGCATGGCGTGCCGCTAATTACCGGGGCAGCCGTGCAGTTTTCCTGCACCACGAACCGGATCGTTCCGGCGGGTGACCATTGCATTTTGATCGGTCAGGTTGATGCCTTTTCTCATGCAGATGCAGCGGGGCTGGGCTATGTGAACGGGCATTATTTCAGCCTCGGATTGGAGCGCGCCCCTTTTGTCGAGAAGAGCGGCCCGGCTGTGTGCGGCGCAATTGTTGAGAGTGGCGACAGCGTTCTGATGGTTGTGACCAAGGATGGTTTGCGGCCGCCTCACTGCACGCATACCGACCGGGGTCGTTTGATAAATGACCTTCGTGACACGCTTATCGCGAAGGGAATCGACGCAGACCTTGGCCAAGCCTATTCGGTCTTCGAGAGCGTCGCTCCGCGTGCCCACAACACATATTTTTTAGCAACCGGCCACATAAAGACGACCAACAGCGGCATTGTCGCCGTGCCGATTGCCGACCTTGCGCAGCAAAGTTTCGCCAGTGCGCCCATCGCGCGGATGATGTCGCGTTTCGCGCTTGAACAACAGACACGCACCTTCGGCCTCTACCTCGGTGACACCGAAGAGGGCGCGACCCACCATTCCACATTAAGGACGTAG